Proteins encoded in a region of the Oscillospiraceae bacterium MB24-C1 genome:
- a CDS encoding fumarylacetoacetate hydrolase family protein, which translates to MKLLNYKEGNQICLAIKSEYGIIPVKNLGINGTLATPPTIEQVIASGESGLRALEQLVKEALFTLREENITYAPCVTNPEKILCVGVNYTEHGNECNFELPSHPILFSKFNNALAAHNQVIHLPKTAEKFDYEAELVVIMGKEAFNVSKEEALSYVFGYSVGNDLSARDLQFRTPQWLLGKTCDNFAPVGPYIVTADEIDPNHLHIQCEVNGEVRQSSNTSHMIFDCASIISYASQYMTLKPGDIIFTGTPSGVILGYPQEKQKWLRSGDQVSVSIENLGTLVNILR; encoded by the coding sequence ATGAAATTACTCAACTACAAAGAGGGCAATCAGATCTGTTTAGCGATTAAGAGCGAATACGGAATTATTCCTGTAAAAAATTTGGGCATCAACGGTACTTTGGCAACACCACCCACAATTGAACAGGTAATTGCAAGCGGTGAAAGCGGCCTACGTGCGTTGGAACAGCTTGTGAAAGAAGCACTCTTTACACTGCGGGAGGAAAATATCACCTATGCGCCCTGTGTCACCAATCCAGAAAAAATATTGTGTGTCGGCGTTAACTATACCGAACATGGCAATGAGTGTAATTTTGAGCTTCCCTCTCATCCCATATTGTTCAGCAAATTTAATAACGCTCTGGCTGCGCACAATCAGGTCATTCATCTGCCCAAAACAGCCGAGAAATTTGATTATGAAGCCGAGCTAGTTGTTATTATGGGTAAAGAAGCCTTTAATGTATCTAAGGAAGAAGCACTCTCCTATGTTTTCGGCTACTCTGTCGGAAACGATCTATCTGCGCGCGATCTGCAATTTAGAACGCCACAGTGGCTGCTGGGCAAAACCTGTGATAATTTTGCGCCTGTGGGGCCTTATATCGTGACAGCTGATGAGATTGATCCCAATCACCTACATATTCAGTGTGAGGTCAACGGAGAGGTTCGCCAGTCCTCCAATACTAGTCATATGATTTTTGATTGTGCATCCATTATTAGCTACGCTTCTCAATACATGACTTTAAAGCCCGGTGACATCATTTTCACAGGAACACCAAGCGGGGTCATCCTCGGATATCCGCAAGAAAAACAAAAATGGTTAAGGTCTGGCGATCAGGTTTCGGTCTCTATCGAAAATCTAGGCACGCTGGTCAATATACTCAGATGA
- the murC gene encoding UDP-N-acetylmuramate--L-alanine ligase yields MPIITEENLKQYHNLHFIGVGGSGMFPLVQILLAQGHSISGSDNNPGDTIDQERAMGVHVTIGHDAANVQTADAVVYSAAIMQDNVELVAARERGIPVIERSEMLGLLTRRYNNCVCVSGTHGKTTTTSMITYLMLASNLDPSAVIGGKVNAIGGSGRAGLSQNMVVEACEFVDTFLHLSPDIAVVLNIDSDHLDYFKTLDNIIRSFRRFCELTSRIVIYNGDDENSRKAVEGIDKQLISFGLSDKNTYYAENITWKNGSRCDFDLIKNGKKLTALQLNIPGQHNVLNALAACAAALEAGAKPEKLAEGLSAFTGAHRRFEILGTINGVTIADDYAHHPAELAATLKAAKSLDYNSVWAVFQPFTFSRTAMLLDEFAKVLPIADHVVMSAIMGGREVNTYGITTEDLAVKIPGSVWFETFDEIAEYVLANAQENDLVLTLGCGDVYKCAKLMLGMAVPK; encoded by the coding sequence ATGCCCATTATTACAGAAGAAAACTTGAAGCAATACCACAACCTGCACTTTATCGGCGTAGGTGGCTCCGGCATGTTCCCCCTTGTGCAGATTTTACTGGCACAGGGACATAGCATCTCGGGATCCGACAACAACCCAGGCGATACGATCGACCAGGAGCGCGCCATGGGGGTACATGTCACAATTGGCCACGACGCTGCCAATGTTCAAACCGCTGATGCAGTGGTGTATTCCGCCGCCATCATGCAGGATAATGTCGAGCTGGTCGCCGCCAGGGAACGCGGCATTCCGGTTATTGAGCGCAGCGAGATGCTCGGGCTGCTTACACGCCGCTATAATAACTGCGTGTGTGTTTCGGGTACCCACGGCAAGACAACCACCACTTCGATGATCACCTATCTGATGCTGGCATCAAACCTTGATCCTTCGGCAGTTATCGGTGGCAAGGTCAACGCCATCGGCGGCAGTGGCCGAGCGGGGCTTTCACAGAACATGGTGGTGGAGGCCTGTGAGTTTGTCGACACCTTTTTGCACCTCTCGCCCGATATTGCCGTCGTTTTGAACATCGACTCTGATCACCTAGATTATTTTAAAACGCTGGATAACATCATTCGATCGTTTCGCCGCTTCTGTGAATTGACTTCGCGCATCGTCATCTATAACGGCGACGACGAAAATTCTCGTAAGGCGGTTGAAGGCATTGACAAACAACTCATCAGCTTCGGCCTGTCGGATAAAAACACCTATTATGCCGAAAACATCACATGGAAAAACGGTTCGCGCTGCGATTTTGACCTGATTAAAAACGGAAAAAAGCTCACCGCTTTGCAGCTGAACATCCCCGGCCAGCACAATGTGCTTAACGCCTTGGCTGCCTGTGCCGCTGCACTGGAAGCAGGCGCCAAGCCCGAAAAGCTGGCGGAAGGGCTTTCGGCCTTTACCGGTGCGCACCGACGTTTTGAAATTTTGGGCACGATAAACGGCGTTACGATCGCCGATGACTACGCCCACCACCCAGCCGAACTGGCTGCAACGCTAAAAGCCGCAAAGTCATTGGACTATAACAGCGTCTGGGCGGTATTTCAGCCGTTCACCTTCTCCCGCACCGCCATGCTGCTCGACGAGTTCGCAAAGGTGTTGCCGATTGCCGACCATGTTGTGATGTCGGCCATCATGGGCGGCCGTGAGGTAAACACCTACGGCATCACCACCGAAGATCTCGCAGTTAAAATTCCGGGCAGTGTATGGTTTGAAACCTTTGACGAAATCGCTGAATATGTGCTGGCCAATGCACAGGAAAACGACTTGGTTCTGACGCTTGGCTGCGGCGACGTATATAAATGCGCCAAACTGATGCTTGGCATGGCGGTTCCAAAATAA
- the spoVG gene encoding septation regulator SpoVG — protein MKITDIRIRRIYEESRLRALVSLTLGDDFAIHDIKVIDGPERLFVAMPSRRDEQGNFRDICHPITSEARRELEEKILKEYYTHIETIEKREHAPDHATEN, from the coding sequence ATGAAGATTACCGACATCCGAATCAGAAGAATATACGAAGAAAGCCGATTGCGCGCGCTGGTATCCCTAACGCTGGGCGATGATTTTGCCATACACGACATCAAGGTTATAGACGGGCCAGAACGCCTGTTTGTCGCAATGCCCAGTCGCCGGGACGAGCAGGGCAATTTCAGGGATATCTGTCATCCCATCACGAGCGAGGCGCGACGAGAGCTGGAGGAGAAAATCCTCAAAGAATATTACACACATATCGAGACGATAGAAAAGCGGGAACATGCCCCTGACCACGCCACCGAAAACTGA